Proteins encoded together in one Mycobacterium noviomagense window:
- a CDS encoding ArsA family ATPase, whose translation MSVKPPTLDVGAILADTTNRVVVCCGAGGVGKTTTAASMALRAAEYGRTVVVLTIDPAKRLAQALGIQDLGNSPQRVPLAPEVPGELYAMMLDMRRTFDEMVVQYSGPERAQAILDNQFYQTVATSLAGTQEYMAMEKLGQLLSQDRWDLVVVDTPPSRNALDFLDAPKRLGSFMDSRLWRLLLAPGRGIGRLVTGVVGLAMKAMSTILGSQMLSDAAAFVQSLDATFGGFREKADRTYALLKRRGTQFVVVSAAEPDALREAAFFVDRLSREQMPLAGLILNRTHPMLSTLPAERAVDGTEMLEGAEPDDSTALATAVLRIHAERAGIAKREIRLLSRFTGAHPHVPIIGVPSLPFEVSDLEALRALADQMTSVDAERTAG comes from the coding sequence ATGAGCGTTAAGCCGCCCACCTTGGATGTCGGCGCCATTCTGGCCGACACCACCAATCGGGTCGTTGTCTGCTGCGGCGCCGGCGGTGTCGGCAAGACCACCACCGCCGCGTCGATGGCGCTGCGGGCCGCTGAGTACGGCCGAACCGTCGTGGTGCTGACCATCGATCCCGCCAAGCGTTTGGCACAAGCGCTGGGGATCCAGGATCTCGGCAATTCACCGCAACGTGTCCCGCTGGCACCAGAAGTGCCCGGCGAGCTGTACGCGATGATGCTCGACATGCGCCGCACCTTCGACGAGATGGTGGTCCAGTATTCCGGACCTGAACGGGCACAAGCGATTCTGGACAACCAGTTCTACCAGACCGTCGCCACGTCGCTTGCCGGGACCCAGGAGTACATGGCGATGGAGAAGCTCGGTCAGTTGCTGAGCCAGGACCGTTGGGACTTGGTGGTGGTCGACACTCCCCCGTCGCGCAATGCGCTGGACTTCCTGGACGCGCCAAAACGGTTGGGCAGCTTCATGGATAGCCGACTGTGGCGGCTGCTGCTCGCACCCGGACGGGGGATCGGAAGACTGGTCACCGGTGTCGTGGGCCTTGCGATGAAAGCCATGTCCACCATCCTCGGATCCCAAATGCTTTCGGATGCAGCAGCTTTCGTTCAATCGTTGGACGCAACCTTCGGCGGCTTTCGGGAGAAGGCGGACCGCACCTATGCGCTGTTGAAGCGCCGGGGCACCCAGTTCGTGGTGGTGTCGGCGGCCGAACCGGACGCACTGCGTGAAGCGGCATTCTTCGTCGACCGGCTGTCGCGGGAACAGATGCCGCTGGCTGGGCTCATCTTGAACCGCACCCACCCCATGTTGAGTACGCTACCCGCCGAGCGCGCGGTCGACGGCACCGAAATGTTGGAGGGGGCCGAACCCGACGACTCCACTGCGCTGGCCACCGCGGTGCTGCGAATCCACGCCGAGCGGGCGGGGATCGCCAAACGCGAGATCCGGCTGTTGTCCCGATTCACCGGGGCCCATCCGCACGTGCCGATCATCGGCGTGCCGTCGCTGCCGTTCGAGGTTTCAGACCTGGAAGCGCTGCGCGCACTCGCCGACCAGATGACTTCGGTCGATGCGGAGCGGACGGCGGGCTAG
- a CDS encoding WhiB family transcriptional regulator: MSATRSAARKTSTAPAHNTVRHTDAESRIAWVSKALCRAADPDELFVRGAAQRKAAVICRHCPVMLECGADALDNRVEFGVWGGMTERQRRALLKQHPEVVSWAEFFAAQRKHRNAG; encoded by the coding sequence GTGTCAGCTACACGATCCGCTGCGCGCAAGACGAGCACAGCACCCGCACATAACACTGTCCGCCACACTGATGCCGAGTCCCGTATCGCCTGGGTATCCAAGGCTTTGTGTCGTGCGGCTGACCCCGACGAACTGTTTGTCCGCGGTGCCGCCCAGCGCAAGGCGGCGGTGATCTGCCGCCACTGTCCGGTGATGTTGGAGTGTGGGGCCGACGCGCTGGACAACCGTGTGGAGTTTGGGGTGTGGGGCGGGATGACCGAGCGTCAGCGCCGTGCCCTCCTCAAGCAACACCCCGAGGTGGTGTCGTGGGCAGAGTTCTTCGCTGCTCAACGCAAGCACCGCAACGCTGGCTAA